A single Marinitoga aeolica DNA region contains:
- a CDS encoding sugar ABC transporter ATP-binding protein encodes MLLKVEKLTKKFPGVLALDKVNFELESGEVHALLGENGAGKSTLIKIIGGIHKADEGKIYYKGKEIAFSNPSEAINNGIATIHQELNLFEDLTVAENIYVGNIRGNLVNKRQLIKKAQEILSKNKFNIRSDSLVKDLNTSEKQLVAIAKALSLKSKIIIMDEPTASITEHETKNLFKIVKELKKKGIGIIFISHRLEEVFEIADKVTVLRDGKYIGSGNVKDFTQEDLINMMVGRKIEDMFPKYNAPEDEILFSIENLKIGKMVKNVSFEVKKGEIFGIAGLVGSGKSEIPLGIYGYMPAKWDNLIVNDKKIKKIKRPDEALKNGIALVPEDRKSMGLVLELDIMKNIVIQNTELIEKKGILFWNKAKKIAKEEIEKYSIKATSINQKTGNLSGGNQQKVVISKVLKRNPKVVFLVEPTRGIDVGAKVEVYNIINKLANDGNGVVFISSELPEIVSLCDRVLVMHRGINMGVLENEEITQENILKLATGVDI; translated from the coding sequence ATGTTATTAAAAGTAGAAAAATTAACAAAAAAATTTCCAGGTGTTTTAGCTTTAGATAAAGTGAACTTTGAGCTTGAAAGTGGAGAAGTTCACGCTTTGTTAGGAGAAAATGGTGCAGGTAAAAGTACTTTAATAAAAATTATTGGAGGCATTCATAAGGCAGATGAAGGAAAAATATATTATAAGGGAAAAGAAATAGCTTTTTCAAACCCTTCTGAAGCTATAAACAATGGTATAGCTACTATTCATCAAGAATTAAATTTATTTGAAGATTTAACGGTGGCAGAAAATATATATGTAGGAAATATTAGAGGGAACCTGGTTAATAAGAGACAATTAATAAAAAAAGCCCAGGAGATTTTATCTAAAAATAAATTTAATATACGTTCAGATTCATTAGTAAAAGACTTAAATACCTCAGAAAAACAATTAGTAGCTATTGCAAAAGCATTATCATTAAAATCTAAAATAATTATTATGGATGAACCTACCGCTTCTATAACAGAGCATGAAACGAAAAATTTATTTAAGATAGTAAAAGAATTAAAAAAGAAAGGGATAGGAATTATTTTTATTTCGCATAGATTAGAAGAAGTATTTGAGATAGCTGATAAAGTAACAGTATTGAGAGATGGAAAATATATAGGGAGTGGAAATGTAAAAGATTTTACGCAGGAAGATTTAATAAATATGATGGTTGGAAGAAAAATAGAAGATATGTTTCCAAAATATAATGCTCCAGAAGATGAAATATTATTTTCCATAGAGAATTTAAAAATAGGAAAAATGGTAAAAAATGTTTCTTTTGAAGTGAAAAAGGGGGAAATTTTTGGAATAGCAGGGTTAGTTGGTTCAGGTAAATCTGAGATTCCTTTAGGAATTTATGGTTATATGCCAGCAAAATGGGATAATTTAATTGTAAATGATAAAAAAATCAAAAAAATAAAAAGGCCAGATGAGGCTTTAAAAAACGGAATAGCTTTAGTTCCTGAAGATAGAAAAAGTATGGGTTTAGTATTAGAATTAGATATTATGAAGAATATTGTTATTCAAAATACTGAATTAATAGAAAAAAAAGGGATTTTATTTTGGAATAAGGCAAAAAAAATAGCTAAAGAAGAAATAGAAAAATATTCAATAAAAGCAACTTCAATTAATCAAAAAACAGGAAATCTTTCCGGAGGTAATCAACAGAAAGTTGTAATATCAAAGGTTTTAAAAAGAAATCCTAAAGTAGTTTTTTTAGTTGAACCTACAAGAGGTATTGATGTTGGAGCGAAGGTTGAAGTTTATAATATTATAAATAAATTAGCTAATGATGGGAATGGGGTTGTATTTATATCTTCAGAATTACCAGAAATCGTTAGTTTATGCGATAGAGTGTTAGTTATGCATAGAGGAATAAATATGGGAGTATTAGAAAATGAAGAAATAACTCAAGAAAATATATTAAAATTAGCTACTGGAGTTGATATTTGA
- a CDS encoding LacI family DNA-binding transcriptional regulator, producing MKRISIKDVAKEAKVSISTVSRVINNSAPVNEELKNRVEEAIKKLNYNPSTIAQSLRKGKTKTIGFVIPDITNPFFPNIVKGVEDCLKKEGYTLLLSNSDQDFKMETEIINTFISKHIDGIIFTGTGLYNPALEKLIKRGIKIVFLDRILEGVNASYVISDNQIGIYTLLEYLYERGNRSFYFVNGNENTFSAKIRYETFINYMKKKNIKIYKHIYTRFSYEAGYEFGKNIRSLPDVIMGGNDLIAYGIIDSLRERGIRIPEEVSVTGFDDLLFSKHYKPSLTTIRQPIYEMGYKAAELILKIINGKQKNVKGIILKPELIIRESTK from the coding sequence ATGAAAAGAATTAGTATTAAAGATGTAGCAAAAGAAGCTAAAGTTTCCATTTCCACAGTGTCTAGAGTAATTAATAATAGTGCACCTGTAAATGAAGAACTAAAAAATAGAGTTGAAGAAGCTATAAAAAAATTAAATTACAATCCTAGTACAATCGCTCAAAGTTTAAGAAAAGGAAAAACTAAAACAATAGGTTTTGTAATTCCTGATATAACCAATCCTTTTTTCCCGAATATAGTAAAGGGAGTTGAAGATTGTTTAAAAAAAGAAGGTTATACCCTTTTACTTAGTAATTCTGATCAGGATTTTAAAATGGAAACAGAAATAATAAATACATTTATTTCTAAACATATAGATGGAATTATTTTTACAGGAACAGGGTTATATAATCCAGCATTGGAAAAATTAATAAAAAGGGGAATAAAAATAGTATTTTTAGATAGAATTTTAGAAGGGGTAAATGCGTCTTATGTTATAAGTGACAATCAAATAGGTATTTATACATTATTAGAATATTTATATGAAAGAGGAAATAGAAGTTTTTATTTTGTTAATGGTAATGAAAATACATTTAGCGCTAAAATAAGATATGAAACTTTCATCAATTATATGAAAAAGAAAAACATAAAAATATACAAACATATTTATACACGTTTCTCATATGAAGCGGGTTATGAATTTGGAAAAAATATAAGATCATTACCAGATGTTATTATGGGAGGTAATGACCTAATTGCATATGGCATTATTGATTCTCTCCGTGAGAGAGGAATAAGAATTCCAGAAGAAGTTAGTGTAACCGGTTTTGATGATTTGCTTTTCAGTAAACATTATAAACCTTCATTAACAACTATAAGACAACCAATTTATGAAATGGGATATAAAGCAGCTGAGTTAATATTGAAAATAATTAATGGTAAACAAAAGAATGTTAAAGGAATTATTTTAAAACCAGAATTAATAATTAGAGAATCAACCAAATAA
- a CDS encoding ABC transporter permease, whose product MNKNVILKKMKEYPAIVGFIGISIFFAILSDRFFTFSNIINVFRQVSIQAIMAFGMTMVIISGGIDLSVGSIFALSAVIMASILKGGSVILGIVVALLIGALMGFANGFIVAKGRIQPFIVTLATMAIGRSLTLVYTQGMPITGLPSSFRIIGRGDLLGIPYPIIIMLGMFILIWFILSNTKLGLYTYAIGGNETAAKLSGVKIIKYKIIIYMISGVLSAVSAMLLTARLNSAQPTFGSGYELDAIAAVVLGGASLSGGRGSVIGTIFGALIMGVINNGLNLLNVSPFYQQAVKGAVILIAVLLERED is encoded by the coding sequence ATGAATAAAAATGTGATATTAAAGAAAATGAAAGAATATCCAGCAATTGTTGGTTTTATCGGGATTTCCATATTTTTTGCAATTTTAAGTGATCGTTTTTTTACATTTTCTAATATTATCAATGTTTTTAGACAGGTTTCGATACAGGCTATAATGGCATTTGGAATGACTATGGTTATTATTTCAGGTGGTATTGATTTATCAGTAGGTTCTATTTTTGCTTTATCAGCTGTTATTATGGCATCAATATTGAAAGGTGGTTCTGTGATTTTAGGTATTGTAGTTGCTCTTTTAATTGGGGCATTAATGGGTTTTGCTAATGGATTTATTGTAGCAAAAGGGAGGATTCAACCTTTTATTGTCACCTTAGCCACAATGGCAATTGGAAGAAGTTTGACATTAGTATATACACAAGGAATGCCGATTACAGGATTACCATCATCATTTAGAATTATTGGTAGAGGAGATTTATTAGGAATACCTTATCCAATAATTATAATGTTAGGAATGTTTATTTTAATATGGTTTATATTATCTAATACAAAATTGGGATTATATACCTATGCAATTGGTGGGAATGAGACAGCAGCAAAACTTAGTGGAGTTAAGATTATAAAATATAAAATTATTATTTATATGATAAGTGGTGTTTTATCTGCAGTAAGTGCCATGTTATTAACAGCAAGACTTAATAGCGCGCAACCAACATTTGGTAGTGGATATGAATTAGATGCTATTGCAGCAGTAGTTTTAGGAGGAGCAAGTTTATCAGGAGGCCGAGGAAGTGTAATAGGAACTATTTTTGGAGCTTTGATTATGGGTGTTATTAATAATGGTTTAAATTTATTGAATGTATCTCCCTTTTATCAGCAAGCCGTTAAAGGAGCTGTTATCCTTATAGCAGTATTGCTGGAAAGGGAAGACTAA
- a CDS encoding D-ribose ABC transporter substrate-binding protein translates to MKKAVWLVVFIIILSLSAFSIKIGLSLSTLNNPFFVELRNGALQEAVNEGVDIVVVDAQDKPYKQLNDIEDLIQQKVDFIIVNPTDSDAIVTAVEEANDAGIPVITVDRAANGGKVVLHIASDNVAGGAMAAKYIAQLLNGKGNVVELVGIPGTSAARDRGKGFETELKKYPGLKLIAKQTANFNRAEGLSVMENLLQAYPNIDAVFAQNDEMALGAIEAIKSEGKLGKIVVVGFDAIPDAVNAVKNGEMAATVAQQPSLMGELAVKKAVEYLETHTIYIPVDLKLVVK, encoded by the coding sequence ATGAAAAAGGCAGTATGGTTAGTAGTATTTATTATCATTTTATCTTTGTCTGCATTTAGTATTAAAATTGGATTATCTTTATCAACCTTAAACAACCCATTTTTTGTAGAATTAAGAAATGGAGCTTTGCAAGAAGCAGTTAATGAGGGAGTAGACATTGTTGTGGTTGATGCACAGGACAAACCATATAAGCAATTAAATGATATTGAAGATCTGATTCAACAAAAAGTAGACTTTATTATTGTTAATCCTACAGACAGTGATGCGATTGTTACAGCTGTTGAAGAAGCAAATGATGCAGGAATACCTGTTATTACAGTAGATAGGGCAGCAAATGGTGGAAAAGTTGTACTACATATTGCATCAGATAATGTTGCAGGTGGTGCAATGGCAGCAAAATATATTGCTCAATTATTAAATGGAAAAGGAAATGTAGTGGAATTAGTTGGAATACCAGGTACATCAGCAGCAAGAGATAGAGGGAAGGGTTTTGAAACTGAGTTGAAAAAATATCCTGGATTAAAATTAATTGCAAAACAAACAGCAAACTTTAACAGAGCAGAAGGATTATCGGTTATGGAAAACTTGTTACAGGCATATCCAAATATAGATGCTGTATTTGCTCAAAATGATGAAATGGCTTTAGGAGCTATTGAGGCAATAAAATCAGAAGGAAAATTAGGTAAAATAGTTGTTGTTGGTTTTGATGCAATACCTGATGCAGTAAATGCAGTTAAAAATGGTGAAATGGCTGCAACTGTAGCACAACAACCTAGTTTAATGGGAGAATTAGCTGTTAAAAAAGCTGTTGAGTACTTAGAAACACATACAATTTATATTCCAGTTGACTTAAAACTTGTGGTAAAATAA